The Symphalangus syndactylus isolate Jambi chromosome 23, NHGRI_mSymSyn1-v2.1_pri, whole genome shotgun sequence genome has a window encoding:
- the ARMC12 gene encoding armadillo repeat-containing protein 12 isoform X2, whose product MGKSIPQYLGQLDIRKSVVSLATGAGAIYLLYKAIKAGIKCKPPLCSNSPICIARLAVERERHGRDSGELRRLLNSLECKQDEYAKSMILHSITRCVYLLEAEASACTTDDIVLLGYMLDDKDNSVKTQALNTLKAFSGIRKFRLKIQEHSIKVLELISTIWDTELHIAGLRLLNNLPLPDYVHPQLRRVMPALMEILQSDYILAQVQAVRLLSYLAQKNDLLYDILNCQVHSNFLNLFQPTQPGSLLYEVLVFAERLSEGRNAPHYRAVKWHYNEQSLSESLFGEESRLADRLLALVIHPEEDVQIQACKVIVSLQYPQDLRARPSSCQPSCSYFKNTE is encoded by the exons ATGGGCAAGAGCATCCCCCAATACCTGGGGCAACTGGACATCCGCAAAAGTGTAGTCAGCCTGGCCACAGGCGCCGGAGCAATCTACCTGCTCTACAAGGCCATCAAGGCCGGCATAAAATGCAAACCACCACTCTGTAGCAACTCACCCATCTGCATCGCCC GCCTGGCAGTCGAGCGAGAGCGGCACGGGCGGGACTCAGGTGAGCTCCGGAGGCTCCTCAACTCTTTGGAGTGCAAACAGGATGAGTACGCCAAGAGCATGATCCTGCACAGTATCACTCGCTGTGTGTACttgctggaggctgag GCCTCTGCTTGTACTACGGATGACATCGTGTTACTGGGCTACATGCTGGATGACAAGGACAACAGTGTCAAAACCCAAGCTCTGAATACACTTAAAGCTTTCTCTGGCATCAGAAAATTCAGGCTCAAAATCCAG GAACACTCCATCAAAGTACTCGAACTGATCTCCACCATCTGGGACACGGAACTGCACATCGCGGGCCTCAGACTCCTCAACAACCTTCCGCTGCCCGACTATGTGCATCCACAGCTGCGACGGGTGATGCCTGCCTTGATGGAGATACTGCAGTCAGACTACATCCTGGCACAG GTGCAAGCTGTACGACTGCTGAGCTACCTGGCACAGAAGAATGACCTTCTCTATGACATTCTCAACTGCCAG GTTCACTCCAACTTCCTAAACCTGTTCCAGCCCACACAGCCAGGGAGTCTCCTGTATGAGGTACTGGTGTTTGCTGAGCGGCTGAGTGAGGGCCGGAACGCACCCCACTACCGCGCGGTGAAATGGCATTACAACGAACAGTCCCTGAGTGAATCCCTCTTTGGGGAAGAGTCCCGACTGGCAGACCGACTGCTTGCCCTGGTCATCCACCCTGAGGAGGATGTTCAGATCCAGGCCTGCAAGGTCATTGTTAGCCTGCAGTATCCCCAGGACTTGAGAGCCCGGCCCTCCTCCTGCCAGCCCAGTTGTTCCTACTTTAAAAACACGGAATAA
- the ARMC12 gene encoding armadillo repeat-containing protein 12 isoform X1 has protein sequence MGKSIPQYLGQLDIRKSVVSLATGAGAIYLLYKAIKAGIKCKPPLCSNSPICIARECLGPGERALPQEAPAPEASAVGGPKGLAVERERHGRDSGELRRLLNSLECKQDEYAKSMILHSITRCVYLLEAEASACTTDDIVLLGYMLDDKDNSVKTQALNTLKAFSGIRKFRLKIQEHSIKVLELISTIWDTELHIAGLRLLNNLPLPDYVHPQLRRVMPALMEILQSDYILAQVQAVRLLSYLAQKNDLLYDILNCQVHSNFLNLFQPTQPGSLLYEVLVFAERLSEGRNAPHYRAVKWHYNEQSLSESLFGEESRLADRLLALVIHPEEDVQIQACKVIVSLQYPQDLRARPSSCQPSCSYFKNTE, from the exons ATGGGCAAGAGCATCCCCCAATACCTGGGGCAACTGGACATCCGCAAAAGTGTAGTCAGCCTGGCCACAGGCGCCGGAGCAATCTACCTGCTCTACAAGGCCATCAAGGCCGGCATAAAATGCAAACCACCACTCTGTAGCAACTCACCCATCTGCATCGCCCGTGAGTGTCTGGGCCCTGGGGAGAGGGCTCTGCCCCAGGAGGCACCGGCTCCCGAGGCCTCTGCTGTGGGAGGGCCCAAAG GCCTGGCAGTCGAGCGAGAGCGGCACGGGCGGGACTCAGGTGAGCTCCGGAGGCTCCTCAACTCTTTGGAGTGCAAACAGGATGAGTACGCCAAGAGCATGATCCTGCACAGTATCACTCGCTGTGTGTACttgctggaggctgag GCCTCTGCTTGTACTACGGATGACATCGTGTTACTGGGCTACATGCTGGATGACAAGGACAACAGTGTCAAAACCCAAGCTCTGAATACACTTAAAGCTTTCTCTGGCATCAGAAAATTCAGGCTCAAAATCCAG GAACACTCCATCAAAGTACTCGAACTGATCTCCACCATCTGGGACACGGAACTGCACATCGCGGGCCTCAGACTCCTCAACAACCTTCCGCTGCCCGACTATGTGCATCCACAGCTGCGACGGGTGATGCCTGCCTTGATGGAGATACTGCAGTCAGACTACATCCTGGCACAG GTGCAAGCTGTACGACTGCTGAGCTACCTGGCACAGAAGAATGACCTTCTCTATGACATTCTCAACTGCCAG GTTCACTCCAACTTCCTAAACCTGTTCCAGCCCACACAGCCAGGGAGTCTCCTGTATGAGGTACTGGTGTTTGCTGAGCGGCTGAGTGAGGGCCGGAACGCACCCCACTACCGCGCGGTGAAATGGCATTACAACGAACAGTCCCTGAGTGAATCCCTCTTTGGGGAAGAGTCCCGACTGGCAGACCGACTGCTTGCCCTGGTCATCCACCCTGAGGAGGATGTTCAGATCCAGGCCTGCAAGGTCATTGTTAGCCTGCAGTATCCCCAGGACTTGAGAGCCCGGCCCTCCTCCTGCCAGCCCAGTTGTTCCTACTTTAAAAACACGGAATAA
- the ARMC12 gene encoding armadillo repeat-containing protein 12 isoform X3 yields MGKSIPQYLGQLDIRKSVVSLATGAGAIYLLYKAIKAGIKCKPPLCSNSPICIARLAVERERHGRDSGELRRLLNSLECKQDEYAKSMILHSITRCVYLLEAEASACTTDDIVLLGYMLDDKDNSVKTQALNTLKAFSGIRKFRLKIQEHSIKVLELISTIWDTELHIAGLRLLNNLPLPDYVHPQLRRVMPALMEILQSDYILAQVQAVRLLSYLAQKNDLLYDILNCQPTQPGSLLYEVLVFAERLSEGRNAPHYRAVKWHYNEQSLSESLFGEESRLADRLLALVIHPEEDVQIQACKVIVSLQYPQDLRARPSSCQPSCSYFKNTE; encoded by the exons ATGGGCAAGAGCATCCCCCAATACCTGGGGCAACTGGACATCCGCAAAAGTGTAGTCAGCCTGGCCACAGGCGCCGGAGCAATCTACCTGCTCTACAAGGCCATCAAGGCCGGCATAAAATGCAAACCACCACTCTGTAGCAACTCACCCATCTGCATCGCCC GCCTGGCAGTCGAGCGAGAGCGGCACGGGCGGGACTCAGGTGAGCTCCGGAGGCTCCTCAACTCTTTGGAGTGCAAACAGGATGAGTACGCCAAGAGCATGATCCTGCACAGTATCACTCGCTGTGTGTACttgctggaggctgag GCCTCTGCTTGTACTACGGATGACATCGTGTTACTGGGCTACATGCTGGATGACAAGGACAACAGTGTCAAAACCCAAGCTCTGAATACACTTAAAGCTTTCTCTGGCATCAGAAAATTCAGGCTCAAAATCCAG GAACACTCCATCAAAGTACTCGAACTGATCTCCACCATCTGGGACACGGAACTGCACATCGCGGGCCTCAGACTCCTCAACAACCTTCCGCTGCCCGACTATGTGCATCCACAGCTGCGACGGGTGATGCCTGCCTTGATGGAGATACTGCAGTCAGACTACATCCTGGCACAG GTGCAAGCTGTACGACTGCTGAGCTACCTGGCACAGAAGAATGACCTTCTCTATGACATTCTCAACTGCCAG CCCACACAGCCAGGGAGTCTCCTGTATGAGGTACTGGTGTTTGCTGAGCGGCTGAGTGAGGGCCGGAACGCACCCCACTACCGCGCGGTGAAATGGCATTACAACGAACAGTCCCTGAGTGAATCCCTCTTTGGGGAAGAGTCCCGACTGGCAGACCGACTGCTTGCCCTGGTCATCCACCCTGAGGAGGATGTTCAGATCCAGGCCTGCAAGGTCATTGTTAGCCTGCAGTATCCCCAGGACTTGAGAGCCCGGCCCTCCTCCTGCCAGCCCAGTTGTTCCTACTTTAAAAACACGGAATAA